DNA from Acidobacteriota bacterium:
CGCTTCGGGCGCTTGGGTTCCTCCAGTTCCGCGTCCGGCACCACGACAAGCTGGTGCGTCTGGAAATTGCTCCGGACGAGCTGCCCCGGGCTTTAACGCCGGAAATGGCTGTGAAGTTTGTGGAAATCTTCAAGCCCCTGGGGTTCAACTTTGTAACCCTGGACCTGGAAGGTTATCGCAGCGGGTCCCTCAACACCCACCTCATCAAGATCGCCGGCTGATCTCCGCCGGCTTACATTCTCCGCTGACTCCCTCAAGAGACTTAGCGAAAGACAAAGGCTGACGTACGGATGTATGCTGTCGTAGCTCGATCGCAGGGCCATTCCCGTCTTCTGCCGGAGGTGTGTGTTGAAGAAGGTCCTTGCCCATTCATTGCTCATTCTGCTTCCGATATTATCCTTTGGGGGCGTTGCCAACGCCCAGATGCAGCACATTGCCGAAAAGCTCGGATACCCGCCGGACTCAAAGTTGTTGATCATCCATGCAGACGACCTTGGCGTGGCGCATTCCCAGGATATGGCCAGTTTCAAGGCGCTCGAAGAGCGGGCCGTTACAGCAGCAAGTGTGATGGTCCCGTGCCCCTGGTTTACGGAAGTCGCGGACTTCGCAAAGTTGCATCCCGACATGGATATTGGGCTTCATCTGACGCTAACCAGCGAATGGAAAACCTATCGCTGGGGGCCTGTGGCGCCCAGAGACCAGGTGGCGAGCTTGCTCGATCCGAACGGCTATTTCTACCGTGATAACGGCCCGGTGGCGGCACGTGCCAGGCCCGAAGAAGCTGAGCTTGAAGTCCGCGCCCAGGTCCAACGCGCGCTCGCAATGGGAATCCGCCCTAGCCACCTCGACATCCACATGGGAACACTCGCCGCAACGCCGCAGCTCTATTCCGTCCTTATCAAAGTGGCGCATGAACTCCATCTGCCCTACATGGCGGTCAAGCTTCCGGGCAGACAGGGCGAAGAGATGCTGAAACTGGTGTCACCGAATGACATTGTTCTCGATCACCTGGTAATGTTCACTCCGCCGGTCCCTGCCGACCGCTGGACGGAAAATTACTTGAAGGCCATTGAGTCACTCAAACCCGGCTTGACTGAGATGATCGTCCATCTGGCCTACGACAATTCTGAAATGCGCGCCATCACAGTGGACCATCCGGATTACGGAGCCGCGTGGCGGCAACGCGATTTCAACGCCGTTACCAGCCCGGAGTTCAAGCAGGCGCTCAAAGAGAACCATATCATTCTTGTGGGTTGGAAACAGTTGGACAGGTTGGTGCAAAAGTAGCTTGCCGCGTCAGGCTATTCATCGCCCCGGCCTGTCGCAAGGCTGGCAAACTCCATCGCGACCTTGAACGTATTACAGTGGATGCGGACGGTATCCGAAACGTGGCGGGCGTAGCCGCCTGCAAGAGTTACCACCACGGGAATATTCTTTGCCCTCGTCTTCTCGAACAGAATTCGGTCGCGGTGTTCGAGGCCCTGCAGGCTGAGCTTCAGCCCGCCCAACTGGTCTTCGCGGTAGGGATCAGCCCCTGCAAGATAGAAAACTACCTGGGGATTGAACTCAGCGAGCGCCTTATCGAGACTGTCTTCCAGAGCGGCGAGATACTCCGTGTCCTGAACTCCGTTGTGGAGGTTGACGTCCAGGTTGCTGGGCGGCTTGGGGTAAGGATAATTGTTTTCCTGGTGGATCGAAAGCGTATAAACGGATTCGTCGCCGCCGAAAATGGCTGCTGTGCCGTTACCCTGGTGGACATCGCAATCAACGGTCATTGCACGCTCGATGAGGTTGTCTTTCTGCAGCCGCCGGATGGCAACGGCGACGTCGTGGATTACACAGAATCCCTCGCCGTGGTCGGGAAAAGCGTGATGATAGCCGCCGCCGATGTTGACGCCGACTCCATTCTCAAGCGCCAATCGTCCCGCCAGTATCGAGCCGCCTGCCGAAAGCCAGACGGCCCGGACAAGCTCGGGGGAATAAGGAACTTCCATCCTCAGGATTTCAACGTGGGAAAGTTTTGCGTTCTTCAGTTTCCAGATGTAATCGCGATCATGAACCAGGGCCACATCGTCATCCGAGGCCGGAGACGGCTCAATAATTTCCTCCGGACTGATTAGGTTCTCCTGGAGCAACCGCTCCTTGATCAGGCGGTACTTCGCGGAAGGAAAGACGTGGTTGCCCAGGTTCAGGTCGTATTGGTCTGAGTAAACAGCTATCATCTTGCCCATACTTCCATTCCCACCAATTCTACCAGTTCTGATATCCCGACAGCGTTTTCAGCAATGCCTTTCCTGCCTCCGCGCGTTTTTACCCGTCATCAGAACCCGAAATAGTATGAGAACTTCACAAAGAACTGCCGCCCATCGTTCAGGAAACGGTTAGTGCGGAAGAGTTCCGAGCCGGTGGGCGTGGGAACCAGATTGATATTCTGCTGGTCGCTGTTATAGCCCACATAGAGAGCTGTCCACGGGTTGACGATGTACGAAACCAGGAAGTCGGTGTTGAATTGTTTTACCGGATGGAGGGACGTCAGTCCCTCATTGGGAAGAATGGTGTCGTATTGGAAAATCGTTCGTACGCCCAGGCGTGGATTGAATTGCCAGTTCCACTTGGAACGGATGATGTGATTGTCAAAGATACTCGCTCCACCTTCCCGGCTGGTGAGCCGCTCCAGGATATAAGTATTGTCAACCTCCAGCTTCGTGATTGGACGAATGGTCATCAGCATCTGGGCGTGCGTGAGGTTGGCCAGCATAGGCGGCTGGCTTGTGCGGGGCACAAAGTTCACGTCAGTGCCCCACTCGTATTGCGCGCTGAAAGTGAAAGGTTGATAGTACTGGCTGCCAACGTAGATGCCCTTGTGCTGGTGGACATAAGTGCGATTGGAAGGCAGCACGGGAAAATCCTGAGGCCGCAGCAATTCATGGTCTCCGGACTGGTATAGTTCAATGTAGGTCTGGCCGGTCAGCTCAAAGCTCAACCCCGTATCATAGTACTGGTCAAGCTGATTCCCGGCGTGGTCCCAGACGGGATCGACGTAAAGGGTGGGGCCCCATGAGATTAGTGTTTTTTCTTCCGGTCGAAAACGATAGGTGATGAACTGCCCAAGGCCTCTGAAGTCTGGGCGCAACGCGGGCCTTGGAATCGCGCGGGTGTAGGGCACAAATTGGTCCACTGTGTTTTCGCCCAGGAATCCGGCTTCGGTTTTGAAGCCAGGGCTGAGGTCCTCATAGTTGAGGTCGTAATAAAACTGGTAACCGGTGCGCTGCAAATGAAATTTATAAGCCGGGCCGGCGGACCGCGGAGCACGGGGCAAGGTGGTTGTGCTGGTAACTCCCTGCCAGTCCAACGTCCAATTGGGCGTGAGTTTGAAATGGCCGTCGACGCCTCCTACGCGGTTGTAGGCGCCCGCGAATTCGCGGTCGGTATAGATCATACCGATCGTTGACTGTTTCCCGACGTCCCGATTGATTCTCACAACGCTGAAACGAGCGTTCTTACCCGCGAGTGGATCATTCGGTGCGACGCTTTCTCCCGGCGATTGATCATCAGAGAATAGAGTTCCAATGGCATAATGTCCTACCCTGCCGGTCAGTCTGACGCCCAACTGCGGATCAGCAATGTTGCGGGAAAAAAACAGATTGAGCGGCGTCTGGAAGAAGTTGGCATTCTCCAGGAAGAACGGCCGCTTCTCCGGAAAGTTGACTGCGAACCGCTGGTTGACGGTCACCTGCGGCTGGTCGGACTCTACCTGGCTGAAGTCGGGCTTCAAAGTTGTGTCAAGCACCAGGCTGTCTTTGAGGACCGCCTTGGCATCAACCCCTGCTCGCGGATCGAAACCGCTGGAAACGAACCGTGGATTGTTGGGGTCACGCGTATCCAGGGCCCGATAGGAACGTTCAAAGGCGTAAGGGATAAATTGCACATTATGTCCCCGGGAAATCGAATCCAGGCCTTCCAGCGTGGCCTCCTGGCCGAGCCGTCCCTGAATGCGAGTTGATACGCGCGGCCAGGTGTCTGAACCGTTGTTCCGCGGGATCCAGCGTATGAAGAGGATTCCCCAGGTTTGTTTTGGAGTTGCCGGGAACCGCAGGCTCTTGAACGGGATGGCCTCCCATACCACAAATCCCTGTTTGGTCCGTTGGCCTTTCGATTTCCATACCGTGTCGAACGAGCTATCGTAATTCGGACTTGCGTTTTCTTCGTAGCTGCCGTCCTGCTGCAACCCAAACGGATTAACGGTGAAAACGTAGGCGTGGCGACGATCGTGAAAAGTGTCGAGAAACAGGTCCAGCCGTTCGTCGCCGGACAGATGGTCCCGCACCGTCATGTGGGCGCGCACTTTACTGGGTTCGTCGTCGAAGGCGACGAAAACCACGTAGAGGTAATTGCTGTCGTAGCCGAGATATACATCCGTATGCTGGTTAGGTGGCGCGTTGTCCTTCGGCGTACGCTGGATGAATCCCTGGATCTTGAGCATCTTGCCAGCCATCGCGGCGTCCGGCTTCATCTCCAGAAAATCAGAAAGCCTGGGCGAAGAGCTGACGCGGGGGATTGTGATAGTCGGGCGGGGCTCCGCGAGATCGGACGAAATTGAGGTTCGGGCGTAGGCCGGCCCGGCTGCACCCAGGGCAGCCAGGCCCAGTGCCACAGCGGACCAGAAGAAGCGAATGAGCAGCGCCCTGATTGTGGAAGGCTGGATGATCTTTCCACGGGAACGTGCCCGGCTGGGGTGCAAGGAACTAAGAAGTCGATTTCTTTGCTTCATCAGCCGGACCGGTCTATGCCTCATTCCACAGTTGGAGCTGGATTTTCTGACTGCGAGCTTTAAAGTCTTGCGATCTATTCCACGGTCACTGATTTTGCCAGGTTTCTGGGTTGGTCCACGTCGCAGCCACGCAAGACTGCGATGTGATAAGCCAGCAACTGCAGGGGTATGACCTCAAGAACCGCAGAAAGGTATTCATTGGTCTGTGGGATCGTGACCAGGTGGTCCGCCATATCCTGCACTTCGCGGTCGCCTTCCGTGACCAGGGCGACGATAACGGCCCCGCGGGCTTTCGCCTCCTTGATGTTTGAAACTGTCCGCTCGTAGCGAACCTTGGAGTCGGCGGATTTGCCGTCGCACGTCGCCATCACTACTACGGGCAGACCTTCCGTGATGAGGGCGATAGGACCGTGCTTCAGTTCGCCGGCGGGGTAGGCTTCCGCATGGATGTACGAGACCTTCTTCATTTTCATCGCACCTTCCAGAGCCACTGGAAAATGGACGCCCCGGCCAAGAAAAAGAAAATCCGAAACGCGGTCAAAGTGGCGGGCCAGCTCTTCGTATTCTTCGTCCTTTTGCAGGACGTGTTCAAGCTGCCGCGGCAGCATCGTCAGCGCGCCGAGCAGTTCCTTAGACTCGGCTGGCGGAACCAGGCCGCGAAGCTGGCCCAGGTAAACCGCGAACAGGTAAAGTCCAATCAACTGCGAGGTAAAAGTCTTGGTGGAACCCACGCCAATTTCCGGTCCCGCGTGCGTATAGATGGTTCCATTGGCTTCGCGGGGCACCATGCTCCCGAGCACGTTGCAGATGGCCAGCGTCTTGGAACCTTTGGCCTGGGCCTCGCGCTGCCCCGCAATGGTGTCTGCCGTTTCGCCCGACTGCGTGATCAGCACGGTGAGCGTGCGGGAGTCCACCAGCGGATCGTGATAGCGGAACTCTGAGGCGTAATCCACTTCCGTGGGCACTCGCGCCAGCCGCTCAAACATGATCTTTCCCGCCAGACCTGCGTGGCGCGACGTGCCCGCAGCCACAATCTTGATTTCCCGGAATGCGCGGAATTCGTCCTCGGTGATTTCCATTTCGTCCAGGAAAATCTGGCCCGTTTCCGGAGAAACGCGGCCCAGCGCCGTGTCGCGGACGGCGCGCGGCTGCTCGTAAATCTCCTTCAGTGTATAGTGTTTGAATCCGCCCTTTTCCGCCAGAATCGGGTCCCAGCTGATGTGTTGCACACGGCGCGTGACAGGCTCGCCATGGAAATCCATCAGCTTCACACCATTCGGCGTCAGCACAGCAATGTCGCCATCGGCAAGAAAAAATAGATCACGGGTGTGATAGAGGATGGCCGGGACGTCACTGGCGACCATGTATTCGTTCTTGCCCAGCCCGATCACAGCGGGCGGACCCTGGCGGACCGCAACAATTTTGTTCACGTCTCCCGCGGACATGATAGCCAGAGCGAATGATCCCGTCAGCCGCTGAACGGCGGCCCGCACGGCGTCGTCCAGGGTAAGGCGCTCTCTGGGTGTCGGAGGCCTGTCGAGATACTTCTCAATGAGGTGCGCAATCACCTCGGTGTCGGTCTCGGTGGTGAAGGTATGCCCTTCTTCCACCAGTTCCTGCTTCAGCTCCATGTAGTTTTCAATGATGCCGTTGTGGACTACCGCCACAGTGCCGTGGCAGTCGCGATGAGGGTGGGCGTTTTGTTCCGTGGGCGCTCCATGCGTGGCCCATCGTGTCTCCCCTATGCCGCATGTACCGTCCAGCGGGTTGAGCCGAATGACTTCTTCCAGGTTGCGAAGTTTCCCCGTAGCCTTCCGAATGTCCAGCTTGCCGTCCTTCATCACTGCCAGGCCGGCAGAGTCATACCCGCGATATTGTAGCCGCTGAAGTCCTTCCAGCAGCACAGGGACTACGCGTTTGTTCCCGAGGTATCCTATAATTCCTGACATGGATTGTGGTTCCCGCCCGGCAGGCTTCGAAAAAAACGAGATGCTCTGCGGGCTGCATCAGGCGTGCTCACTTAAGCCTGCATTATAGCAGAATCACACGGTCATGTTCTCAGGCCTCAGGTTGGCGCGGAATTGTCCGAAGGTCATCTGGATTGGTGGACGGAAACTTCGCCGGCGTTCGAACTGGCCTCCTGGCCGAAGCTGCCTGATTTTGTACGACGACGCTTGCCCTTCAAACGCAACGGTTTCGGAGACTCTATGACCTTGAAGCATTAATCCGGATATATTCGTTGGTGAAGTCGCAGGTCCACACCCATGCATCGGCTTTGCCCTGGTGCAGGTCAATGCGAATCACGAGTTCGCTATTGTCGAGTTCCTTTTTTGCGGCGGCTTCATCAAACCCTGCGTGTACGCCGCGGCGGCAAAGGTAGAGGCCGTTGACGCGGACATCCACCTTTGATGCATCGATGGCGGCGCCGGAATATCCTGCGGCGCATACAACCCGTCCCCAGTTGGGGTCGCCTCCAGCAAGCGCCGTTTTGACCAGCGGCGAATTGGCCACGGCCCGGACCACACGCTCGGCGTCATATGTGCTTCCGGCCCCGCGCACCTCGATTCGCGCGATCTTTGTCGCGCCTTCTCCATCCTTGACAATCATCTGAGCAAGCATCTGGCAGAGCTCCGTAAGCCCTTGCAGGAACTTCTTCGCGGCGGGCGTGCCGGGCCGAATGGCCGCTCCGGATTGGCCGCTTGCGAGCGCCACCACACTGTCGTTCGTTGAAGTGTCTCCGTCCACAGTGATGCGGTTGAAAGAAGCGTTCACGGCGATGCGCAGCATCTTCTGGAGAGCAGCGGGGGCAACAGCTGCGTCCGTTGTGACGTAAGAGAGCATGGTGGCCATGTTGGGATGGATCATGCCGGCCCCCTTAGCTACTCCGGCCAGCGTCACGGTCTTGCCGCCAATCTTTGATTGCAGCACAGCTGATTTGGGAAAGCGGTCCGTTGTCATGATCGCGCGCGCGACTTCCGGAGCGCATTCGACGGAGAGAACTTCATTCAAGGTCGGAAGCTGCTGCAGGATCAGGTCTACGTTTAGCGGCGTTCCTATCACGCCCGTGGAGGACACAAAAACCTCGCAGGGGCGCACTCGCAGCATTCGGGCCACGGCTTCGGCCGTCTGTTCGGCCACCGCCAGGCCTGCGCGTCCCGTGCACGCATTGGCGTTGCCCGAGTTGGCGATGATGGCCCGGCCACGCCCGCGATTCCCCTTCAGATTTTGCCTGCACAGCAGCACCGGTGCGGCGGCCGCCCGGTTCGTTGTAAACACGCCGGCAGCGCTTGCCCCAGGAACGTCGCAAACGATCAGGGCAAGGTCCAGTGCGCCGGGCGCTTTTTTGACCCCGGCCGCAGCCGCGGCGGCGCGGAAGCCTTTGGGCGTCGCAAGGCTTCCTTCAACTGTATTCCAACTGGGCATGGGTTAGTTACACTCCTTTGTGGGTTGAACTTTAGAGTTGCACAGTCCAGCAGATATTCGTGACGTCGCGGAGGAAGTGTTAATGGTTCTTTGCCGGACGTCAACATTCTAATGGAGGGGTTCGGGGTTTTTCAATTCAAGTACTCCCGGTTCGGGCGTTTCCCGGGGCGGAGGCCCGCTCACCTTGATTGACCGGATAGTTTCCTCGCAGGCTCGCAGGAAGAGTGCCGGGTCACTCGAGCCGGGCCGGCAGTTGGCCTGGACAATGTGGTCGGGAGAAATGATGTGCGCCGTCACCAGCTGCGGGTTTTCCGCACTTGGGACGTCAAAACTGATGGCCGGCAGCACCTTTGCATGTTCTGCGGATTGCCAGATCATCACGGCGTCACGGCCCTGGATTTTCATGTGATCAAAACGGTAATCGGGAATTTTCTGGTACGTCCCGGCAGTTTCCCAATTGGCCAGAAGCTGCGCCGAAAACTCATCTGCGCTGTTCGGGTTCGACTGCGAGGTTATGATCAGAACCGGTCCCCTGCTGAACAGGTGAGACCGATAGATCCTTACCCCTCCCGGAAAATCATCAACCTTGCCGTAGATACCCGCGGCAACCTGCATGTCAATTCCAAGCGTTGTGTTCTGGTATGGAAGAGCTTCGAGTACCTTGTTGGCCTTATAGCCCTGATAGTACGGATACCATTTGACCAGGATGTATTCCGCCGCGAGCGCTCCTCCGCCGATCAGGATAATTCCCAGCGCAAATTTCACTTGCATGGAGAGCTTCTTCATGGGCTCATCTTAGCCTTAGTTCACCCGGCTTGCAATGCCATGACGCATGGGCGTTCAGCGGTTCATTCCTACCTCAATCTGAGTTCAAGGAAGACCGCCAAAGGAATGTGAAGATCCTCTGCCGTTATGGGGCGAGCCTCATTCTACTCGCAGAAGCGGACTTGTTTTTTTAACCACGCGGCCCACTTGCCGGGCGAGAACCCCGCGTTCGGACAGTCTCTTTACCAGCATCGGGGAATCCTTACCGCTCACCACAAGAAGCAGGCCGCCGCTCGTCTGCGGATCGAAGAGCAGGTCGCGGATTTCTTGTGGGACATTCGAGTCAAACTCCACGCAGCCGCTCACGAATTTAGCGTTGTTTTTCAGTCCGCCGGACAGGTAGCCTTTGCGCGAATAGTCAAGCGCATCGGGAAGAAATTCGACCTGGGTATGCTCGATCACCATGCTGACCCTGCTGGCCGCGGCCATGGCGTGTAAGTGCCCCAAGAGCCCGAAGCCAGTGATGTCCGTGGCAGCATGGACATTGAATTCCCGGGCTACTTCGCTTCCCACGCGGTTGAGCGTCCGCATGGAATTGATCGAGGCGTTAATGGCAGCGTCGCTTGCTTTCCCTTTTTTCAAGGCCGTGGAGATGATTCCGGTGCCGAGGCGCTTGGTGAGGACCAGTCGGTCACCAGGGCGCGCTCCCCGGTTCGTCAGCATACGTTTGGGATCCACCACTCCCGTCACCGCATAACCGAATTTGATCTCCTCGTCCCCGATTGAGTGCCCGCCGATCACTGTGCAGCCCGCCTCCTGCATCTTGGCCAGGCCGCCCTGCAGGATCTTTTCCAGCATATCCAGGTTGCGGCCTGTGTTGGGAAAGCCAACAATTGAGAGCGCGGAAACGGGACGTCCACCCATGGCGTAAACATCGCTCAAAGAGTTTGTTGCTGCAATATCGCCGAACGTCCACGGATCATCAACGATGGGCGTAAAGAAGTCGACCGTCTGCACAAGCGCGATATCAGGCGCAATTAGATACACTCCCGCGTCATCGCCGGTGTCAAAGCCGACGAGAACATTGGGGTCAGCTTGTTTCGGCAGCGAAGCCAGCACGGAGTCCAAAA
Protein-coding regions in this window:
- the selD gene encoding selenide, water dikinase SelD, whose amino-acid sequence is MSPSILDSVLASLPKQADPNVLVGFDTGDDAGVYLIAPDIALVQTVDFFTPIVDDPWTFGDIAATNSLSDVYAMGGRPVSALSIVGFPNTGRNLDMLEKILQGGLAKMQEAGCTVIGGHSIGDEEIKFGYAVTGVVDPKRMLTNRGARPGDRLVLTKRLGTGIISTALKKGKASDAAINASINSMRTLNRVGSEVAREFNVHAATDITGFGLLGHLHAMAAASRVSMVIEHTQVEFLPDALDYSRKGYLSGGLKNNAKFVSGCVEFDSNVPQEIRDLLFDPQTSGGLLLVVSGKDSPMLVKRLSERGVLARQVGRVVKKTSPLLRVE
- the argJ gene encoding bifunctional glutamate N-acetyltransferase/amino-acid acetyltransferase ArgJ yields the protein MPSWNTVEGSLATPKGFRAAAAAAGVKKAPGALDLALIVCDVPGASAAGVFTTNRAAAAPVLLCRQNLKGNRGRGRAIIANSGNANACTGRAGLAVAEQTAEAVARMLRVRPCEVFVSSTGVIGTPLNVDLILQQLPTLNEVLSVECAPEVARAIMTTDRFPKSAVLQSKIGGKTVTLAGVAKGAGMIHPNMATMLSYVTTDAAVAPAALQKMLRIAVNASFNRITVDGDTSTNDSVVALASGQSGAAIRPGTPAAKKFLQGLTELCQMLAQMIVKDGEGATKIARIEVRGAGSTYDAERVVRAVANSPLVKTALAGGDPNWGRVVCAAGYSGAAIDASKVDVRVNGLYLCRRGVHAGFDEAAAKKELDNSELVIRIDLHQGKADAWVWTCDFTNEYIRINASRS
- the glmS gene encoding glutamine--fructose-6-phosphate transaminase (isomerizing), with translation MSGIIGYLGNKRVVPVLLEGLQRLQYRGYDSAGLAVMKDGKLDIRKATGKLRNLEEVIRLNPLDGTCGIGETRWATHGAPTEQNAHPHRDCHGTVAVVHNGIIENYMELKQELVEEGHTFTTETDTEVIAHLIEKYLDRPPTPRERLTLDDAVRAAVQRLTGSFALAIMSAGDVNKIVAVRQGPPAVIGLGKNEYMVASDVPAILYHTRDLFFLADGDIAVLTPNGVKLMDFHGEPVTRRVQHISWDPILAEKGGFKHYTLKEIYEQPRAVRDTALGRVSPETGQIFLDEMEITEDEFRAFREIKIVAAGTSRHAGLAGKIMFERLARVPTEVDYASEFRYHDPLVDSRTLTVLITQSGETADTIAGQREAQAKGSKTLAICNVLGSMVPREANGTIYTHAGPEIGVGSTKTFTSQLIGLYLFAVYLGQLRGLVPPAESKELLGALTMLPRQLEHVLQKDEEYEELARHFDRVSDFLFLGRGVHFPVALEGAMKMKKVSYIHAEAYPAGELKHGPIALITEGLPVVVMATCDGKSADSKVRYERTVSNIKEAKARGAVIVALVTEGDREVQDMADHLVTIPQTNEYLSAVLEVIPLQLLAYHIAVLRGCDVDQPRNLAKSVTVE
- a CDS encoding ChbG/HpnK family deacetylase, with translation MKKVLAHSLLILLPILSFGGVANAQMQHIAEKLGYPPDSKLLIIHADDLGVAHSQDMASFKALEERAVTAASVMVPCPWFTEVADFAKLHPDMDIGLHLTLTSEWKTYRWGPVAPRDQVASLLDPNGYFYRDNGPVAARARPEEAELEVRAQVQRALAMGIRPSHLDIHMGTLAATPQLYSVLIKVAHELHLPYMAVKLPGRQGEEMLKLVSPNDIVLDHLVMFTPPVPADRWTENYLKAIESLKPGLTEMIVHLAYDNSEMRAITVDHPDYGAAWRQRDFNAVTSPEFKQALKENHIILVGWKQLDRLVQK
- a CDS encoding histone deacetylase; translation: MGKMIAVYSDQYDLNLGNHVFPSAKYRLIKERLLQENLISPEEIIEPSPASDDDVALVHDRDYIWKLKNAKLSHVEILRMEVPYSPELVRAVWLSAGGSILAGRLALENGVGVNIGGGYHHAFPDHGEGFCVIHDVAVAIRRLQKDNLIERAMTVDCDVHQGNGTAAIFGGDESVYTLSIHQENNYPYPKPPSNLDVNLHNGVQDTEYLAALEDSLDKALAEFNPQVVFYLAGADPYREDQLGGLKLSLQGLEHRDRILFEKTRAKNIPVVVTLAGGYARHVSDTVRIHCNTFKVAMEFASLATGRGDE